TATTAATTTATTTTGGAGGCAATATGGAAGAAGCAAATTTAACGGTAGGAAAAGTCGCAAAACGATGCGGTGTGAAAGTATCAGCACTGCACTTTTATGAAGAGAAAGGCTTAATTCACAGCTTGCGAAATCAAGGTAACCAACGTCGATATAAAAAAGAAGTATTGCGACGAGTTTCATTGATCAAAGCAGCACAAAAAATGGGAATAAGTTTAGCAAATATTAAACAATCTCTATCAACCTTACCCAATAATAGAACACCTACCGCCGATGATTGGTCAGTGCTTGCGTCAAATTGGCAGCAAGAGTTGAATGATAGAATTCGTTACATGGAAAATATGAGGGACTATTTAACCGGTTGCATAGGTTGTGGTTGTTTATCGATGAAAAGTTGCCCTATTTATAATGAAGATGACAAATTATCATCACACGGTGTGGGTCCTGTTCTATTAGATAAAACTTAGCTTTGCGACTGAATAACTTTATTTACTATCTACAAGTATTGGTATTTTTTAATAGGCGTAGATTTTGGTAAACTATTACCGCTGATATTCAATGAAAGATTCAATTTATGCAACGACCACCACTTCGACAAGCCAAAAGCATCGAAAACGTATTTAATAGTGCTTATTGGCATCTGAGCCAACAAGATTTTACTATTACTGAAATTCGTAGCAAATTAGAACGCAAAACAGAGAACATTGACTGGATAGAGACCGTTCTGACACAACTTATTGAACGTGGTTATTTAAAAAACGATTTAGAATTTACAATACGATATTGTGAATCTGCCTTTAGCAATGAAATAGGAAAAGGCGCAGTACAACACAAATTAAAAAGACGTGGAATATCGTCAAGTGATATCGAAAGAGCTATTGAGCAAGTCATTGAAGAACGTGATATTAATTTCTATGAAATGGCGAGTAATCGATTGCAGTCTCGGTACATCACCTTCGAAGGGACTAATAAAGAGAAGGTTTATACTCAAATGACAACGCGAGGTTTCTCACGTTCACAAATAGATCGCGCTTTATCACAACACCCGGCACAGGCGACATTACGTAGTAAAATGGCAATAAAGGCTGAAAAAGCTGAGCTTGCAACTGAAATTATGAGGTTATACCGAAAAGGCAAAGGGCAAACACTTATTCTTAATGAGCTAAAACAAAATCTTATTGATGTAACTGAGTTTGAAGAAACTTTATACCAATTAACGCTTGCCGGTGATATTGATTTTTATCAAAGCTGTAAAGATCAATTAGCCAAAAAGAAGTATGACTTGTCTGACTACAAAGACAAATCAAAGGCTTATGCTTATCTGTCACGAAAGGGCTTTACCAGTGATGAAATAAAAGAAGTTATGGCGTTAGAGCTAGATGTGTAAAACATTCAGTCTAAATAATGGCCACTGTATTTTAATTTTAACTTCTCTTCTCCCTGATAGATTACTTATATTTAAAGAAGGAACAAAAGTAGGTAAAAATATCATTCACTATCAAACATGTACATAAATTAAGGGCT
The sequence above is a segment of the Colwellia sp. 20A7 genome. Coding sequences within it:
- a CDS encoding RecX family transcriptional regulator is translated as MQRPPLRQAKSIENVFNSAYWHLSQQDFTITEIRSKLERKTENIDWIETVLTQLIERGYLKNDLEFTIRYCESAFSNEIGKGAVQHKLKRRGISSSDIERAIEQVIEERDINFYEMASNRLQSRYITFEGTNKEKVYTQMTTRGFSRSQIDRALSQHPAQATLRSKMAIKAEKAELATEIMRLYRKGKGQTLILNELKQNLIDVTEFEETLYQLTLAGDIDFYQSCKDQLAKKKYDLSDYKDKSKAYAYLSRKGFTSDEIKEVMALELDV
- the soxR gene encoding redox-sensitive transcriptional activator SoxR; the protein is MEEANLTVGKVAKRCGVKVSALHFYEEKGLIHSLRNQGNQRRYKKEVLRRVSLIKAAQKMGISLANIKQSLSTLPNNRTPTADDWSVLASNWQQELNDRIRYMENMRDYLTGCIGCGCLSMKSCPIYNEDDKLSSHGVGPVLLDKT